One genomic segment of Streptomyces sp. TLI_146 includes these proteins:
- a CDS encoding aspartate ammonia-lyase — translation MNETEYRVEHDSMGEVRVPAHAKWRAQTQRAVENFPVSGQRLERAHIEALARIKAAAAKVNAELGVLDEDIAGAVQAAAAEVAEGRWDEHFPVDVFQTGSGTSSNMNMNEVVATLASERLGRDVHPNDHVNASQSSNDVFPSSIHIAATAAVTGDLIPALEHLAEALERKAAEFADVVKSGRTHLMDATPVTLGQEFGGYAAAMRYGVERLRASLPRLAELPLGGTAVGTGINTPPGFSAAVIAEVARSTGLPLTEARDHFEAQGARDGLVETSGQLRTVGVSLTKISNDLRWMASGPRTGLAEISLPDLQPGSSIMPGKVNPVIPEAVLMVAAQVTGNDATVAAAGAAGNFELNVMLPVIAKNLLESVRLLANASRLLADRTVDGITANRERAREYAESSPSVVTPLNKYIGYEEAAKVAKKSLAERRTIREVVLEGGYVERGDLTEAQLDEALDVLRMTRP, via the coding sequence ATGAACGAGACTGAGTACCGCGTCGAGCACGACTCCATGGGCGAGGTGCGGGTCCCCGCACACGCCAAGTGGCGGGCCCAGACGCAGCGGGCGGTGGAGAACTTCCCCGTCTCCGGACAGCGCCTGGAGCGCGCCCACATCGAGGCGCTGGCCAGGATCAAGGCGGCCGCGGCCAAGGTCAACGCCGAACTGGGCGTGCTGGACGAGGACATCGCGGGGGCCGTCCAGGCGGCGGCCGCGGAGGTCGCCGAGGGGCGCTGGGACGAGCACTTCCCGGTCGACGTCTTCCAGACCGGCTCGGGCACCTCGTCCAACATGAACATGAACGAGGTCGTGGCGACCCTGGCGAGCGAGCGCCTCGGCCGGGACGTCCACCCCAACGACCACGTCAACGCCTCGCAGTCGTCCAACGACGTCTTCCCCTCCTCCATCCACATCGCCGCGACGGCGGCCGTCACCGGCGATCTGATCCCGGCTCTTGAGCACCTCGCCGAGGCCCTGGAGCGCAAGGCGGCCGAGTTCGCGGACGTGGTCAAGTCCGGGCGTACGCATCTGATGGACGCCACCCCCGTCACCCTCGGCCAGGAGTTCGGCGGCTACGCGGCGGCGATGCGGTACGGCGTGGAGCGGCTGCGGGCCTCGCTGCCCCGGCTCGCCGAGCTGCCGCTGGGCGGCACCGCGGTGGGCACCGGCATCAACACCCCGCCCGGGTTCTCCGCGGCCGTGATCGCGGAGGTGGCGCGCTCGACCGGCCTGCCGCTCACCGAGGCCCGCGACCACTTCGAGGCGCAGGGCGCGCGGGACGGGCTCGTGGAGACCTCCGGCCAGCTCCGCACGGTCGGCGTCTCGCTCACCAAGATCTCCAACGATCTGCGCTGGATGGCGTCCGGGCCGCGCACCGGACTGGCCGAGATCAGCCTGCCCGACCTCCAGCCGGGCTCCTCGATCATGCCCGGCAAGGTCAACCCGGTCATCCCGGAGGCCGTGCTGATGGTCGCGGCGCAGGTCACCGGCAACGACGCGACGGTGGCGGCGGCGGGCGCGGCCGGCAACTTCGAGCTGAACGTGATGCTCCCGGTCATCGCCAAGAACCTGCTGGAGTCGGTGCGGCTGCTGGCCAACGCCTCCCGGCTGCTCGCCGACCGCACCGTCGACGGGATCACCGCGAACCGCGAGCGGGCGCGGGAGTACGCGGAGTCCTCGCCCTCGGTCGTCACCCCGCTCAACAAGTACATCGGGTACGAGGAGGCGGCGAAGGTCGCCAAGAAGTCGCTGGCCGAGCGGCGGACCATCCGCGAGGTGGTCCTGGAGGGCGGCTATGTGGAGCGCGGCGACCTCACCGAGGCGCAGCTGGACGAGGCGCTGGACGTGCTGCGGATGACCCGGCCGTGA
- a CDS encoding FtsX-like permease family protein — translation MSRRVRELALGAKFAFTGGREGWIRTLLTALGVGLGVALLFAAASIPHVNQASSARGDARVPAASGSKKPFARTDSSVLFAMVGTDYRGESIGGLLLRPEGRHPAVPPGLSALPGPGEMAASPALRDLLDSPKGELLRDRLPYKITASIGDAGLLDPTELFFYAGSSTLDQASGATRTSGFGGEVEKLPLNPVLVALTVVTCVVLLLPVIIFIATAVRFGGERRDKRLAALRLVGADTGMTRWIAAGEALAGSALGLLVGTVLFLFGRELIGGVRFWSFAAFPADFTPAPALAVLVLLAVPLAAVVVTLFTMRSVAVEPLGVVRITRPRGRRVWWRLLLPAAGVAVLALSPKAGVDQGVTDPNLVAVGAILTLTGIATLLPWLVEAAVARLRGGPVAWQLAIRRLQLGGGSASRAVAGITVAVAGAISLQMMTTGIHADFVRTTDQDPSRAQIDVTADFPSGERAQRMIHDFRATRGVEAVIGTVETYVTRPGAYTGDQLRPTTTLTVGDCATLAELARVGSCRDGDTFVVHPADDKRLGAWVDETARPGEAINLDTASDHDSSVKPVLWTLPASARQVLSRPDPMGEHRYGIFATPGAVDVTKLPSAETRAMIRVDRAVPDAAEYVRNTAAAIDPAMTVRTIDNVERDKQYASVQSGLRTGAIATMLLIALSLLVSQIEQLRERRRLLSVLVAFGTRRSSLALSVLWQTAVPVVLGVVLAVAGGTALGVALLDMVGKEVTDWWLFLPLAGTGTVAVLVVTLLSLPPLWRLMRPDGLRTE, via the coding sequence GTGAGCCGCCGCGTCCGCGAGCTGGCGCTCGGCGCCAAGTTCGCCTTCACCGGCGGCCGCGAGGGCTGGATCCGTACGCTGCTGACCGCGCTCGGCGTCGGGCTCGGCGTCGCCCTGCTCTTCGCCGCGGCCTCGATCCCGCACGTCAACCAGGCGAGCAGCGCGCGCGGGGACGCCCGGGTGCCCGCCGCCTCCGGCAGCAAGAAGCCGTTCGCGCGCACCGACAGCTCGGTGCTCTTCGCCATGGTGGGCACCGACTACCGCGGCGAGTCCATCGGCGGGCTCCTGCTGCGCCCCGAGGGAAGGCACCCCGCCGTGCCGCCCGGTCTGAGCGCGCTGCCCGGCCCCGGCGAGATGGCCGCCTCCCCCGCGCTGCGCGACCTGCTCGACTCGCCGAAGGGCGAGCTGCTGCGCGACCGGCTCCCGTACAAGATCACCGCGAGCATCGGCGACGCCGGGCTGCTCGACCCCACCGAGCTCTTCTTCTACGCGGGCAGCTCCACCCTCGACCAGGCGAGCGGCGCCACCCGCACCAGCGGGTTCGGCGGCGAGGTCGAGAAGCTGCCGCTCAACCCGGTCCTGGTGGCGCTCACCGTGGTGACCTGCGTGGTGCTGCTGCTCCCGGTGATCATCTTCATCGCCACCGCCGTACGGTTCGGGGGCGAGCGCCGCGACAAGCGGCTCGCGGCGCTGCGGCTGGTCGGCGCGGACACCGGGATGACCCGGTGGATCGCGGCCGGGGAGGCGCTGGCGGGCTCGGCGCTCGGCCTGCTGGTCGGCACGGTCCTCTTCCTCTTCGGCCGTGAACTCATCGGCGGCGTCCGGTTCTGGAGCTTCGCGGCCTTCCCCGCCGACTTCACCCCGGCCCCGGCGCTCGCTGTGCTCGTCCTGCTCGCCGTGCCGCTGGCGGCCGTGGTGGTCACGCTCTTCACGATGCGCTCGGTGGCCGTCGAACCGCTGGGCGTCGTCCGGATCACCAGGCCCCGCGGGCGACGGGTGTGGTGGCGGCTGCTGCTGCCCGCGGCCGGGGTCGCCGTCCTCGCCCTGTCCCCCAAGGCGGGCGTGGACCAGGGCGTGACCGACCCGAACCTCGTCGCCGTCGGCGCGATCCTCACCCTGACCGGCATCGCGACCCTGCTGCCGTGGCTGGTGGAGGCGGCGGTCGCCCGGCTGCGCGGCGGCCCGGTCGCCTGGCAGCTGGCGATACGCAGGCTCCAGCTCGGCGGCGGCTCCGCGAGCCGGGCCGTCGCGGGGATCACCGTGGCGGTGGCGGGCGCGATCTCGCTCCAGATGATGACCACCGGCATCCACGCCGACTTCGTGCGCACCACCGACCAGGACCCCAGCCGGGCCCAGATCGACGTCACGGCCGATTTCCCGAGCGGCGAGCGCGCCCAGCGGATGATCCACGACTTCCGTGCCACCCGGGGCGTCGAGGCGGTCATCGGCACCGTCGAGACCTATGTGACCCGGCCGGGCGCCTACACCGGGGACCAGCTGCGGCCCACCACCACACTGACCGTGGGCGACTGCGCCACGCTCGCGGAGCTCGCCCGCGTCGGCTCCTGCCGGGACGGCGACACCTTCGTCGTCCACCCGGCCGACGACAAGCGGCTGGGCGCGTGGGTGGACGAGACCGCGCGGCCCGGCGAGGCGATCAACCTCGACACCGCCTCCGACCACGACTCCTCGGTCAAGCCGGTCCTGTGGACGCTGCCCGCCTCGGCCCGCCAGGTCCTCTCCCGGCCCGACCCGATGGGCGAGCACCGGTACGGCATCTTCGCCACGCCCGGCGCCGTCGACGTCACCAAGCTGCCCTCGGCCGAGACCAGGGCCATGATCAGGGTCGACCGCGCGGTGCCGGACGCCGCCGAGTACGTACGCAACACGGCCGCCGCCATCGACCCGGCCATGACCGTGCGCACCATCGACAACGTCGAGCGCGACAAGCAGTACGCCAGCGTCCAGAGCGGGCTGCGGACCGGGGCGATCGCCACCATGCTGCTGATCGCGCTGAGCCTGCTCGTCTCGCAGATCGAGCAGCTGCGCGAGCGCCGCAGGCTCCTCTCGGTGCTGGTCGCGTTCGGCACCCGGCGCTCCTCGCTGGCGCTCTCCGTGCTGTGGCAGACCGCCGTGCCGGTCGTCCTCGGAGTGGTGCTCGCGGTCGCGGGCGGCACCGCGCTGGGCGTGGCCCTGCTCGACATGGTCGGCAAGGAGGTCACCGACTGGTGGCTTTTCCTGCCGCTCGCGGGCACCGGTACGGTCGCCGTCCTGGTGGTGACGCTGCTCAGCCTGCCCCCGCTGTGGCGTCTGATGCGCCCCGACGGCCTCCGTACCGAGTGA
- a CDS encoding transglycosylase domain-containing protein — protein sequence MGRAEERRARQRGARRTTEQKKGGRIRRLFTWKKMLGTFFGLVLLAMGGFYIIYLMTPIPEANAQAQLESNVYKLSNGKIIARTGQLNREVVGLDKIPEKVQLDFVAAENMSFYKDSGVDFKGTARGLLNTLSGKGKQGGSTITQQYVKNFYLSQDQTVTRKLKELVISLKVDQKYDKKEILAGYINTSFYGRNAYGIQAAAQAYYGVDSSKLTIEQGAYLAALLQAPSQYDWAVATETGKKLVTNRWNYVLDNMVKMKELDAAQRAGMKFPVPIEPKPDPGMEGQTGYMVRAAKEELVHNGISEADLAKGGWTITLNIDPKKQQLLEDAVKQELTSKLDKKRKVDQDIQAGAVSVDPKTGSVVALYGGQDYMKHQISNAKTATYQPASTFKPLILAAALNEKSETQDGKEIRANTIYNGDNKRPVKGEGGKGYAPPNEDDQSYGPITVQTAMNKSVNSVFAQMGVDVGLPKLRDTAVALGLNHMKGVSAEPAMTLGSYGASPMEMAGAYATLDNHGKKVTPSIVKSAQHKEAKYNKPDPIGDQVISRDAADAVTSVLTGVVDDGTAKRSVRDATNRDGQQVAGKTGTSDDNKSAWFTGYTPSLVTSVGLWGEAAEPRKVDGHTVPKGGQVSIAGATGNEGPANGRINGGGIPAKIWAAYTFDAVGSGESDFDLDTDQGAAKQPDETPVSTPSGTPSNTPSRTPSHTPSRTPSHTPSHTPTRTPTTGGTTGGKPTTGGTTTGQTNGGTTTGQTNGGTTTGQTNGGTTTGTTDGGATTGTTDGGAAQGTIQGGGNTP from the coding sequence ATGGGCCGAGCGGAAGAGCGGCGGGCCCGGCAGCGCGGGGCGCGCCGGACCACCGAGCAGAAGAAGGGCGGGCGGATACGCAGGCTCTTCACCTGGAAGAAGATGCTCGGCACCTTCTTCGGCCTCGTCCTGCTCGCCATGGGCGGCTTCTACATCATTTACCTGATGACGCCCATCCCCGAGGCGAACGCCCAGGCGCAGCTGGAGAGCAACGTCTACAAGCTCTCCAACGGCAAGATCATCGCGCGTACGGGACAGCTCAACCGCGAGGTCGTCGGGCTCGACAAGATCCCCGAGAAGGTCCAGCTGGACTTCGTCGCCGCCGAGAACATGTCCTTCTACAAGGACTCCGGCGTCGACTTCAAGGGCACCGCCCGAGGCCTGCTGAACACCCTCTCCGGCAAGGGCAAGCAGGGTGGCTCGACGATCACCCAGCAGTACGTGAAGAACTTCTACCTGAGCCAGGACCAGACGGTCACCCGCAAGCTCAAGGAGCTGGTGATCTCCCTCAAGGTCGACCAGAAGTACGACAAGAAGGAGATCCTGGCCGGGTACATCAACACCAGCTTCTACGGCCGCAACGCCTACGGCATCCAGGCCGCGGCGCAGGCGTACTACGGGGTGGACTCCTCCAAGCTGACCATCGAGCAGGGCGCCTACCTCGCGGCACTGCTCCAGGCGCCCAGCCAGTACGACTGGGCGGTGGCCACCGAGACCGGCAAGAAGCTGGTGACCAACCGCTGGAACTACGTCCTCGACAACATGGTCAAGATGAAGGAGCTGGACGCGGCCCAGCGGGCGGGGATGAAGTTCCCGGTGCCGATCGAGCCCAAGCCGGACCCGGGCATGGAGGGCCAGACCGGCTACATGGTCCGGGCCGCCAAGGAGGAGCTGGTGCACAACGGCATCAGCGAGGCGGACCTGGCCAAGGGCGGCTGGACCATCACGCTCAACATCGACCCCAAGAAGCAGCAGCTTCTCGAGGACGCGGTGAAGCAGGAGCTGACCAGCAAGCTGGACAAGAAGCGGAAGGTCGACCAGGACATCCAGGCGGGTGCCGTCTCGGTGGACCCGAAGACCGGTTCGGTCGTCGCGCTCTACGGCGGCCAGGACTATATGAAGCACCAGATCAGCAACGCGAAGACGGCCACCTACCAGCCCGCCTCGACCTTCAAGCCGCTGATCCTGGCCGCCGCGCTCAACGAGAAGTCGGAGACGCAGGACGGCAAGGAGATCCGGGCCAACACCATCTACAACGGTGACAACAAGCGCCCGGTGAAGGGCGAGGGCGGCAAGGGCTACGCCCCGCCCAACGAGGATGACCAGAGCTACGGCCCCATCACCGTCCAGACGGCGATGAACAAGTCCGTCAACAGCGTCTTCGCGCAGATGGGCGTGGACGTGGGACTTCCCAAGCTGCGGGACACGGCCGTCGCGCTCGGCCTCAACCACATGAAGGGCGTCAGTGCCGAGCCCGCCATGACGCTTGGCTCCTACGGCGCCAGCCCCATGGAGATGGCCGGCGCGTACGCCACGCTGGACAACCACGGCAAGAAGGTCACGCCGTCCATCGTCAAGTCGGCCCAGCACAAGGAAGCCAAGTACAACAAGCCGGACCCGATCGGCGACCAGGTGATCAGCCGTGACGCGGCCGACGCCGTCACCTCGGTGCTGACCGGCGTGGTCGACGACGGTACGGCCAAGCGGTCGGTGCGGGACGCGACCAACCGCGACGGGCAGCAGGTCGCGGGCAAGACCGGTACCTCCGACGACAACAAGTCGGCCTGGTTCACCGGCTACACGCCGTCGCTGGTGACCTCCGTCGGTCTGTGGGGCGAGGCCGCCGAGCCGCGCAAGGTGGACGGGCACACGGTGCCCAAGGGCGGCCAGGTGAGCATCGCGGGTGCCACCGGCAACGAGGGTCCCGCCAACGGCCGTATCAACGGTGGCGGCATCCCGGCGAAGATCTGGGCCGCCTACACCTTCGACGCGGTGGGCAGCGGCGAGTCCGACTTCGACCTGGACACCGACCAGGGCGCGGCCAAGCAGCCCGACGAGACCCCGGTGAGCACGCCGTCGGGGACCCCGTCCAACACGCCCTCGCGCACCCCGTCGCACACCCCGAGCCGGACGCCCTCGCACACGCCGAGCCACACCCCGACGCGTACGCCGACGACCGGCGGCACCACTGGCGGCAAACCCACCACCGGGGGCACCACCACGGGCCAGACCAACGGCGGCACCACCACCGGCCAGACCAACGGCGGTACCACCACGGGCCAGACCAACGGCGGTACCACCACCGGCACCACCGACGGCGGAGCGACCACGGGCACCACCGACGGCGGGGCCGCCCAGGGCACCATCCAGGGCGGCGGCAACACGCCGTAG
- a CDS encoding ABC transporter ATP-binding protein encodes MTPAGSLLLAKDLRKSYGSTPALDGAEFSIHPGEVVAVMGPSGSGKSTLLHCLAGIVTPDSGSIVYDGRELSSMKDAERSALRRTEFGFVFQFGQLVPELTCTENVALPLRLTGVRRKEAERTALKWMERLEVDDLGGKRPGEVSGGQGQRVAVARSLVTSPRVIFADEPTGALDSLNGERVMQLLTEAARSANAAVVLVTHEARVAAYSDREIVVRDGKSRDMMLEHSV; translated from the coding sequence ATGACGCCCGCCGGCTCCCTGCTCCTCGCCAAGGACCTGCGCAAGTCGTACGGGTCCACGCCCGCGCTCGACGGCGCGGAGTTCTCCATCCACCCCGGCGAGGTCGTCGCCGTGATGGGCCCGTCCGGCTCGGGCAAGTCGACGCTGCTGCACTGCCTGGCCGGGATCGTCACGCCCGACTCGGGCTCCATCGTCTACGACGGCCGCGAGCTGTCGTCGATGAAGGATGCGGAGCGCAGCGCGCTGCGCCGCACCGAGTTCGGCTTCGTCTTCCAGTTCGGCCAGCTGGTGCCCGAGCTGACCTGCACGGAGAACGTGGCGCTTCCGCTGCGCCTGACCGGGGTGCGCCGCAAGGAGGCCGAGCGCACGGCCCTGAAGTGGATGGAGCGCCTGGAGGTCGACGACCTCGGCGGCAAGCGGCCCGGCGAGGTCTCCGGCGGCCAGGGCCAGCGCGTCGCGGTGGCCCGCTCGCTGGTCACCTCACCGCGGGTGATCTTCGCGGACGAGCCGACCGGCGCCCTCGACTCGCTCAACGGCGAGCGCGTGATGCAGCTGCTCACCGAGGCGGCCCGGTCCGCCAACGCGGCGGTCGTCCTGGTCACCCACGAGGCCCGGGTCGCCGCCTACTCCGACCGGGAGATCGTCGTACGCGACGGAAAGTCCCGCGACATGATGCTGGAGCACTC
- a CDS encoding PadR family transcriptional regulator, with translation MSIGHTLLGLLESGPRHGYDLKRAFDEKFGHDRPLHYGQVYSTMSRLLKNGLVEVDGVEAGGGPERKRYAITEAGITDVEAWLKQPEKPEPYLQSTLYTKVVLALLTGRSAGDLLDTQRAEHLRLMRILTDRKRRGDLSDQLICDHALFHLEADLRWLELTAARLDQLAKEVRA, from the coding sequence ATGTCCATCGGCCACACCCTCCTCGGACTCCTTGAGTCGGGCCCGCGCCACGGGTACGACCTCAAGCGCGCCTTCGACGAGAAGTTCGGGCACGACCGCCCGCTGCACTACGGGCAGGTCTACTCGACCATGTCGCGGCTGCTGAAGAACGGCCTCGTGGAGGTCGACGGCGTGGAGGCCGGCGGCGGCCCCGAGCGCAAGCGGTACGCGATCACCGAGGCCGGCATCACCGACGTCGAGGCCTGGCTGAAGCAGCCGGAGAAGCCCGAGCCGTACCTCCAGTCGACCCTCTACACCAAGGTCGTCCTCGCCCTGCTCACCGGCCGCAGCGCGGGCGACCTGCTGGACACCCAGCGCGCCGAGCACCTGCGGCTGATGCGCATCCTCACCGACCGCAAGCGCCGCGGCGACCTCTCCGACCAGCTGATCTGCGACCACGCCCTGTTCCACCTGGAGGCGGACCTGCGCTGGCTTGAGCTGACCGCCGCCCGCCTCGACCAGCTCGCCAAGGAGGTGCGCGCATGA
- a CDS encoding ATP-binding SpoIIE family protein phosphatase yields MTEHQPTSHESRHQEQLARPPEAARPRPDEPGAGSAAHSAVPARRGQARAATASVPGQPEPGSRDLARDLGAAATAGAMGVPPGRGPAEPPGDGLPGGPASGAPGAGSGGEVPGGGDIAAVARREGDRLRFVGAATRRIARGIDLDEIVLGLCRATVPTFSDAILVHLRDPLPVGDERPASPFVLRLRRTDRLRLVDESLQEPEAIDALSLLNAQTDLTPAAELCEVRTGGALAEVLRGVRPVFGDSVPARLALAELLGPDRPVPGGHRTILAPLRGRRRVIGAAVFVRGLERPAFEANDLLVAAQLATHTALGIDKAVLYGREAYIADELQRTMLPDSLPQPTGVRLASRYLPAAETARVGGDWYDAIPLPGSRVALVVGDVMGHSMTSAAIMGQLRTTAQTLAGLDLPPQEVLHHLDEQAQRLGTDRMATCLYAVYDPVAHRITIANAGHPPPVLLHLGGRAEVLRVPPGAPIGVGGVDFEAVELDAPAGATLLLYTDGLVESRLRDVWTGIEQLRERLAATAQLTGPDHPPPLEALCDDVLDMLGPGDRDDDIALLAARFDGIAPSDVAYWFLDPEDSAPGRARRLARRALDRWGLQELTDSVELLVSEVVTNAVRYAERPVTLRLLKTDVLRCEVGDDSPQLPRQRRARDTDEGGRGLFLVNRLARRWGATRLSGGKVVWFELATRP; encoded by the coding sequence GTGACGGAGCATCAGCCCACTTCGCACGAGAGCCGGCACCAGGAGCAGCTGGCCCGGCCTCCTGAGGCGGCCCGGCCGCGCCCGGACGAGCCGGGTGCGGGCTCCGCCGCGCACTCCGCCGTGCCCGCCCGGCGCGGCCAGGCCCGCGCGGCCACCGCGTCGGTCCCCGGCCAGCCCGAACCCGGCTCGCGCGACCTCGCCCGCGACCTGGGCGCGGCGGCGACCGCGGGCGCGATGGGGGTGCCTCCGGGACGCGGCCCCGCCGAGCCCCCGGGCGACGGTCTGCCCGGCGGCCCGGCCTCCGGCGCGCCCGGCGCCGGCAGCGGCGGCGAGGTGCCCGGCGGCGGGGACATCGCGGCCGTGGCCCGCCGCGAGGGCGACCGGCTCCGGTTCGTGGGCGCCGCGACCCGCCGGATCGCGCGCGGCATAGACCTCGACGAGATCGTGCTGGGGCTGTGCCGGGCCACCGTCCCGACGTTCTCGGACGCGATACTCGTGCATCTGCGCGACCCGCTTCCGGTCGGGGACGAGCGGCCCGCCAGCCCCTTCGTGCTGCGGCTGCGCCGAACCGACCGGTTGCGTTTAGTGGACGAGTCCCTGCAGGAGCCGGAGGCGATCGACGCCCTGTCCCTGCTGAACGCCCAGACCGACCTGACCCCGGCCGCCGAGCTCTGCGAGGTGCGCACCGGCGGCGCCCTCGCCGAGGTGCTGCGCGGGGTGCGGCCGGTCTTCGGCGACTCCGTACCCGCCCGGCTCGCCCTGGCCGAGCTGCTGGGCCCGGACCGCCCGGTCCCCGGCGGCCACCGGACGATACTCGCCCCGCTCCGGGGCCGGCGCCGGGTGATCGGCGCCGCCGTCTTCGTCCGCGGCCTGGAGCGGCCCGCCTTCGAGGCGAACGACCTACTGGTGGCGGCCCAGCTGGCCACCCACACCGCGCTCGGCATCGACAAGGCCGTGCTGTACGGGCGCGAGGCGTACATCGCGGACGAGCTCCAGCGGACCATGCTGCCGGACTCGCTGCCCCAGCCGACCGGCGTGCGGCTCGCCTCGCGCTACCTGCCGGCCGCCGAGACCGCCCGGGTGGGCGGCGACTGGTACGACGCGATCCCGCTGCCCGGCAGCCGGGTCGCGCTGGTCGTCGGCGACGTGATGGGCCACTCGATGACCTCGGCCGCGATCATGGGCCAGCTGCGCACCACCGCGCAGACCCTGGCCGGGCTCGACCTGCCGCCGCAGGAAGTGCTGCACCACCTCGACGAGCAGGCCCAGCGGCTCGGCACCGACCGGATGGCGACCTGCCTGTACGCGGTGTACGACCCGGTCGCCCACCGGATCACCATCGCCAACGCCGGGCATCCGCCGCCGGTCCTGCTGCACCTGGGCGGGCGCGCCGAGGTGCTGCGGGTGCCCCCGGGCGCGCCGATCGGCGTGGGCGGGGTCGACTTCGAGGCGGTCGAGCTGGACGCCCCGGCGGGCGCCACCCTGCTGCTGTACACCGACGGCCTGGTGGAGTCCCGGCTGCGGGACGTGTGGACCGGAATCGAACAGCTGCGCGAGCGCCTGGCCGCCACCGCCCAGCTGACCGGCCCGGACCACCCGCCGCCCCTTGAGGCGCTCTGCGACGACGTCCTGGACATGCTGGGACCCGGCGACCGGGACGACGACATCGCGCTGCTCGCGGCCCGCTTCGACGGGATCGCGCCGAGCGACGTGGCGTACTGGTTCCTGGACCCGGAGGACTCGGCGCCCGGCCGGGCCCGCCGCCTGGCCCGGCGCGCCCTGGACCGCTGGGGCCTTCAGGAGCTCACGGACTCGGTGGAGCTGCTGGTCAGCGAGGTCGTCACCAACGCCGTGCGGTACGCGGAGCGCCCGGTGACCCTGCGGCTGCTCAAGACGGACGTCCTGCGCTGCGAGGTCGGCGACGACTCGCCGCAGCTGCCCAGGCAGCGGCGGGCGCGGGACACCGACGAGGGCGGGCGCGGTCTGTTCCTGGTGAACCGGCTGGCCAGGCGGTGGGGCGCGACCCGGCTGTCGGGCGGCAAGGTGGTCTGGTTCGAGCTGGCAACCCGCCCCTAG
- a CDS encoding ABC transporter ATP-binding protein codes for MSLGSSSGPSSGPLLSASGLRKAFGSTPALDGADFALSPGEVVAVMGPSGSGKSTLLHCLAGIVRPDAGTITYDGRDVTAMNDARRSALRRRDFGFVFQFGQLVPELTCAENVALPLRLDGVRRKDADRAALHWLERLEVDSVARRRPDQISGGQGQRVAVARALATAPRVVFADEPTGALDSLSGELVMRLFTEAARDTGAAVVLVTHEARVAAYSDREITVRDGRSRDFTLAPAGTR; via the coding sequence ATGTCACTCGGCTCGTCCTCCGGTCCGTCGTCCGGCCCCCTGCTCAGCGCGAGCGGGCTGCGCAAGGCCTTCGGCTCCACGCCCGCCCTCGACGGCGCGGACTTCGCCCTCTCCCCCGGCGAGGTCGTCGCGGTCATGGGCCCTTCGGGGTCCGGCAAGTCCACGCTGCTGCACTGCCTGGCCGGGATCGTCCGGCCCGACGCGGGGACCATCACATACGACGGGCGGGACGTGACCGCGATGAACGACGCCCGGCGCTCGGCGCTGCGCCGCCGCGACTTCGGGTTCGTCTTCCAGTTCGGCCAGCTGGTGCCCGAGCTCACCTGCGCCGAGAACGTGGCGCTGCCGCTGCGGCTCGACGGGGTGCGCCGCAAGGACGCCGACCGCGCGGCGCTGCACTGGCTGGAGCGCCTTGAGGTCGACTCCGTGGCCCGGCGGCGGCCCGACCAGATATCCGGCGGCCAGGGCCAGCGCGTCGCCGTCGCCCGCGCCCTGGCCACCGCGCCCCGCGTGGTCTTCGCCGACGAGCCGACCGGCGCCCTGGACTCGCTCAGCGGCGAACTGGTGATGCGGCTGTTCACCGAGGCCGCCCGGGACACCGGCGCGGCCGTGGTCCTGGTCACCCACGAGGCCCGGGTCGCCGCCTACTCGGACCGGGAGATCACCGTCCGCGACGGCCGCTCCCGCGACTTCACCCTCGCCCCGGCCGGCACCCGGTGA
- a CDS encoding DUF402 domain-containing protein, translating to MTGTGGMHHWAPGDQILWRYRGNAPDLKSRVHICRPVTVVQDTDELLAVWMAPGTECVKPVLADGTPVHEEPLATRYTAPRTTERARWFGTGVLKLARPGDPWSVWLFWERGWRFRSWYVNLEEPRTRWSGGIDSEDHFLDISVYPDRTWQWRDEDEFAQAQRVGLMDAAQARRVRAAGAAAVEVIRAWGRPFSDGWEEWRPDPRWPVPALPADWDRTPAHMPS from the coding sequence ATGACAGGTACCGGAGGCATGCACCACTGGGCGCCGGGGGACCAGATCCTCTGGCGCTACCGCGGCAATGCCCCCGACCTGAAGAGCCGCGTCCACATCTGCCGCCCGGTCACCGTCGTCCAGGACACCGACGAACTGCTCGCGGTGTGGATGGCGCCGGGCACCGAGTGCGTCAAGCCCGTGCTCGCGGACGGCACCCCCGTCCACGAGGAGCCGCTGGCGACCCGCTACACCGCCCCGCGCACCACGGAGCGCGCGCGCTGGTTCGGCACCGGAGTGCTCAAGCTGGCGCGCCCCGGCGATCCCTGGTCGGTCTGGCTGTTCTGGGAGCGGGGCTGGCGCTTCCGGAGCTGGTACGTGAACCTGGAGGAGCCGCGCACGCGGTGGTCGGGCGGGATCGACTCCGAGGACCACTTTCTCGACATCTCCGTCTACCCGGACCGCACTTGGCAGTGGCGGGACGAGGACGAGTTCGCGCAGGCCCAGCGGGTGGGACTGATGGACGCGGCCCAGGCCCGGCGGGTGAGGGCGGCCGGGGCGGCGGCGGTCGAGGTGATCCGCGCGTGGGGCAGGCCGTTCTCGGACGGGTGGGAGGAGTGGCGGCCCGATCCGCGATGGCCGGTTCCGGCACTACCGGCGGATTGGGATCGCACCCCGGCGCATATGCCGTCGTGA